In Montipora foliosa isolate CH-2021 chromosome 13, ASM3666993v2, whole genome shotgun sequence, one DNA window encodes the following:
- the LOC137982089 gene encoding succinate dehydrogenase cytochrome b560 subunit, mitochondrial-like, whose translation MMQRDSIYRMAALLRNSARISSVLNKRCFRPSCLLMRSTTITTTALVRSQEDFWSKNSRLKRPMSPHLTIYKPQLTAMLSITHRGTGVAMTAVTVSFALAALVLPGNFEHYLSMVKELGIPAWIIFSGKTVLAWPLSYHAFNGIRHLAWDLGYGFDMGILYKTGWFVFFGSMLTAASLAYFL comes from the exons ATGATGCAACGCGACAGTATTTACAGAATGGCGGCTCTGTTGAG GAACTCTGCGAGGATTTCTTCAGTGCTCAATAAAAGATGTTTTCGACCATCGTGTTTGTTAATGCGCAG CACGACAATCACCACTACGGCGCTGGTTCGCAGTCAAGAAGACTTTTGGTCCAAAAATTCTCGTCTTAAAAGACCTATGTCCCCACATCTAACAATATACAA ACCCCAACTAACTGCAATGCTGTCAATCACTCATCGCGGAACAGGAGTGGCAATGACAGCAG ttacTGTATCTTTTGCCTTGGCTGCTCTTGTATTGCCAGGAAACTTTGAGCATTACTTGAGCATGGTTAAGGAACTGGGAATTCCAGCCTGGATCATTTTCAGTGGGAAGACAGTTCTGGCCTGGCCTCTGTCCTACCATGCATTCAATGGCATCAGACATTTG GCTTGGGATCTTGGTTATGGTTTTGACATGGGTATCCTGTACAAGACTGGGTGGTTTGTGTTCTTCGGCTCCATGCTGACGGCAGCATCACTGGCATACTTTCTTTAA
- the LOC137982090 gene encoding succinate dehydrogenase [ubiquinone] cytochrome b small subunit A, mitochondrial-like: MGNWIGCQNKMAAVLLPRLFLGKISHLASSLGRPVFTSSTNIPGTISFAPRIQSVSVLLKKKVHSSANRKTELEIAPSQPSSHWKFERYFSVALVTLIPTGIIYPSAAVDWALAVVVPIHNHWGVGQVLTDYIHGSTMPKLAKGLWLAVSVLQFIGLCYFNYSDVGICKAVSMIWHM, encoded by the exons ATGGGAAACTGGATCGGctgtcaaaacaaaatggctgctgtTTTGCTACCCCGTCTTTTCCTTGGGAAAATTAGCCATTTAG CGAGCTCCCTTGGACGTCCTGTGTTTACGTCTTCTACAAATATTCCCGGGACAATTTCGTTTGCTCCCAGAATTCAAAGTG TTTCAGTGTTGCTGAAGAAAAAGGTTCATTCTTCGGCAAATCGTAAGACTGAACTAG AAATAGCTCCGTCTCAACCCTCAAGCCACTGGAAATTTGAACGTTATTTCAGTGTTGCCTTGGTAACCCTCATTCCTACAGGAATCATTTACCCATCTGCTGCAGTGGATTGGGCACTAGCTGTTGTTGTACCAATTCATAATCATTG GGGTGTTGGCCAAGTTTTAACGGACTACATTCATGGTTCAACAATGCCAAAGCTTGCTAAGGGTCTATGGCTGGCAGTGTCCGTCTTGCAGTTCATTGGCCTCTGTTACTTTAATTACTCTGATGTTGGTATTTGCAAAGCTGTCAGTATGATTTGGCACATGTAG